Part of the Haloarcula sp. H-GB4 genome is shown below.
GGAAGCTCTACGTCGATGGAAGCCGACTTGACGGCTGATATCTGCAGCGGTTCGCTCTCGGAAAACGCGTCGATCGGTAAAACAGGCGGATCGCTATCAGTCGTCTCTTTCGTCGAGCTGGACCGTTTCCTCGACGATAAGCCGGGGGCCGGCCTCCAGATCGATAAACTCAGCCGCGTCGGCCTGGACCGTCTCGGCAAGGTCTGAATCGAACGCGTCGCTGAGTGCGTCCATGTCCTCGAAATATAGCTCAAGCACACCGTCGTAGGCTGCGCGCTCCGGGTCCGTTGGTACGGATGTCACGTAGCGTTGCAGTCCCGGCAGATCCTTCGCTAGCTCCGAGTGGTCGCCTTGCCATCGGTCAGCGAACTCCTCATGCGTGTAACCGTCTCTCCGGATGAGCAAATCAACGATTTTTGTCATACGTACACCATATTGTCACGGGTTGGTTTTTACCTACCGGTCTGACAGGGCCGCCACAGATTCAAGCTACTCGAACAAAACACTTGTAAGCCGATTAGTCATGTGTGTACGTATGGCAATCCCGCCCGCTGTCAACAGGCCGGTCGGAACGATCGAGAGAGCAATCGAGATCATGGAGTATCTCAAGGAAAACGACACGGCCACGGTGTCAGAAATGACAGACCACCTCGACTGTGCGAAGAGTACGACACACAGATACCTGAAGACGCTCGCAGCAAACAGTCTCCTCATCGAGGACGACAACGAGTATCAGCTCGGTATTCGCTTTCTGGACTATGGCGAAGTGGCACGGAACAAATACCGGCTCTACGACGAGGCGAAGCCACGGGTCGACGAACTCGCGGAGGAAACCGAGGAAAAAATCTGGTGTGCCGTTGAAGAACACGGCCGGAGCGTCCACATCTACGGCGCGCAGGGCAAACACTCGGTGCAGACGTACGCCCGGGTTGGCCATCGGAACTATCTCCACCAGCACGCCGCGGGGAAGGCAATATTGGCACACCTTCCCGATAGCCAGATCACAGAGACCATCGACAGGCACGGCTTGCCCGGCCAGACGCCACAGACAATCACCGAAAGAGACGAACTCTGGGAGGAAATCGAGACGATACGCGACCGCGGATACGCGTTCAACTTTGAGGAGTCTGTGGAGGGTCTGCATGCGGTCGGAGCGCCGATAACAGACGAAAACGACATTGCCATCGGGGCGATCAGTGTTTCCGGTCCGGCGAGCCGTCTTGAGGGCTCCATTCTCCGAGACGAACTACCGACGCTGTTACTGGGTGTTGTCAACGAGATCGGCATCAATATGGCCCACCCATGAGGCCGCCAGCGCAGTTCTAGCGGAGCAACGGGCAGTTTTCGAGGTGTACTTCCCCGAGTGTGGCTGCGCCCGAACGGGGTCCCCCGTTCTGGGGACGAGGTGAGGTCACTCGCTGGCCCACTCCGGCTCTCTGTCTTCGAGGAACGCGTCGATCCCTTCGTCCTTGTCACCAGTTGCGAACAGTTCAGCTTCGTACTCGATGCCGGCTTCGAGGTCCATTCGGGAGCTGGCACGGACTGATTTCTTCGCGAGTTCGAGCGCCGCTGGGCTTTTTTCTGCAATCGACGACGCGATGTCGTACACCCGCTCATCGAAGGAATCGTCATCGTGGACCTCGTCAACGAGGCCGATATCGGCGGCCTCCGTCGCGTCTATGAGTTCGCCAGTGAGGATAAGCCGCATTGCGTGGCCCTCACCGACCAGACGCGGCAGTCGCTGTGTTCCGCCACCACCGGGCATGATGCCGAGGTTGATTTCCGGCTGGCCGAACTTCGCATCGGTATGCGCGATCCGAATATCAGCCGCCTGAATCAGTTCACAGCCGCCGCCGAGGGCGTGCCCGTTGATACGGGCGATGACCGGCATCGGGCACTCGTCGACGTATTCGTAGACCCGTGGTCGCTTACTCGCCTCCCGTTGCTCTAGCATATCCCGCTCGCGGAGTTCTGTCACGTCCGCACCCGCAACGAATGCGCCCGTGTCTGCCGCGCCAGTCAACACGATGGCGCGAACGTCGCTGTCCGGGATTGCGTCGAAGACCTGTTTGAACTCTGACCGCAACTGGGCGTTGAGCGCGTTTCGAGCCTCCGGGCGGTGCAACTCGACGGTGGCGACGTTCTCCACGCGGTCCCCGACACTCACCGAAACCGTTTCACAGTCCGCCGCGGCGTCAGCGAGGTCCGTCATGCGTCCCCCCAATCGCCGCTGGTGCCGACGATGTCTCCGTCCTCCCAGACGTAGAATCCCTCGCCGGATTTCTTGCCGAGCTTCCCGGCTCGGACCTTCCGTTTCAGGATCTGTGGCGGGCGGAACCGTTCACCGAGTTCCTCCCGCAGGTATTCGAGGATGTCGAGTCGGACGTCGAGACCGACGACGTCACCGAGTTCGATCGGTCCCATCGGGTGATTGTAGCCGAGTTCCATCGCAGCATCGATGTCCTGCGGTGTTGCAACGCCCTCTTGCACCATCCGCATCGCTTCGACGCCCAGCGAGACGCCAAGACGGGAGGAGGCAAAGCCCGGCGCATCGGCCACCTCTACCGGTGTCTTGTCGATCCCGTTCACGAACTCCCGGGCACGCGAAACCGTCTCGGCACTCGTCTGTTCCGCGACGACGATCTCGACGAGTGCCATGATGTGTACCGGATTGAAGAAGTGGAGGCCGATAGCTCGTTCAGGAGAGTCGAGGACGCTCGCAATCTCAGTCAGTGATAGCGAGGAAGTGTTTGACGCAATAAGCGTTGCCGGGTCGACGTGGGATTCGACCGCAGTGAGCGTCTCGTGTTTGATCTCCATGTTTTCGGGGACTGCTTCCACAACGAGGTCTGCCCCGGTCACGGCCTCCTCCAGCGATGTCGTTCCGGTCAGGCGGTCCAGGGTTGCCTCGGCCGTGGATTCGGTCACTTTCTCCCGGGCGATACCCTCCTCCAGATTCGACTCGATGGCGGCCAGGCCGTCGTCGACGATATCCGCCTCGATATCACGGAGAGAGACATCGTGACCGGCCATTGCCGACACCTGAGCGATACCGTGGCCCATGGTACCGGCGCCTAGGATAGCTACGTGCATCATTTCTCAGCACAGTAGCGAAGGATAAAAACGTTGCTTGCGTCTCACCGCGGTGTGGCCTGCATTTAATATAGCGGCTACGATAGAAGTCGGTGAGGATGACCACTTCCGACTCGCAAGCCGTTGTTGTCGACGCCGTACGAACGCCACAGGCACCGAAGGATGGCGCACTGGCTGAGACACATCCCGAAGACCTCGTCACCACTGTGCTCACTGCACTTGTTGATCGGACCGGTGTCCCAGCGATTGAGTGGGACGACTTCCGGCTCGGGTGTGCAAATCAGGAGGCAGAGCAGGGACGAAACCTCGCCCGGCAGTCGATACTCGCCGGCGGGTTCCCCGAGACGGTGCCCGGAGCGACAACGACCCGGCTGTGTGGCTCGTCACTGACAACACTCGTTGACGCCGCTCGCGCCATCGAGGCGGGCGACGGTGCAGTGTATCCGGTCGCCGGCGTCGAACACATGAGCACCGTCCCCTTCTCCGACTGGCTGCATCCCGCTATCGAACAGCGGTACGACCCCGACAGGCTGCCGATGGGGCAAACGGCCGAAACCATCGCACGGGATCACGATATCAGCCGTAACGCCCAGGACGAGTTCGCGCTGCGGTCACACGAGCGTGCGGTCGCTGCCATGGAAAGCGGGCGGTTCGATGCAGAGACCGTGCCAGTCCACACCGACGAGACAGCGATAGAGACCGACAATACGCCACGGGCAGATACGTCAGTCGAGCAGTTGAACGAACTCCCAACGGTGTTCCGCGACGACGAGGCGGCGACGGTCACGCCGGGGAACGCATCGCCGCTGACTGACGGGGCTGCTGGGATGCTCGTCACTTCGGCGGCGTACGCAGACCAACATGATCTCGATGTCCTCGGCCGGGTCGAGACGCGGTCTGTCGCCGGTGTCGATCCGTTGGTAATGGGGCGGGGGCCGATTCCGGCAACGCGTGCTGCACTGGACGACGCCGGCCTGACAATCGACGATATCGATCTCGTGGAACTCAACGAGGCCTTTGCCGCGCAGAGTCTTCACTGCAAGCGCGAACTGGGGATTCCGGCCGAACGGCTCAACGTCAACGGCGGGGCTATCGCGTTAGGACATCCCCTTGGGTGTTCGGGAGCACGAATCACCACAACGTTACTGCACGAGATGCGACGGCAGGACGCGACGCATGGACTGGCGACGATGTGCGTCGGTTTCGGTCAGGGTGTCGCGGTTGTGTTCGAACGTGACTGACAGAGGCGGCTACCGGCGCTGACTGGCGACCTGTGCTTTGAAGCCGTATCTGATGACACCCTCCTGCGTGTAGATGCGTCGCGTCGTCAGCACGACAGGTGTGCCTATCGTGACTTCGTCCGTCGCCTGAAGCACCTGTGCAGGGACGCTTACGGTCTGCTCGCCCGATGGACTATCGAGCGCGACGATAGCACTGTCGAACTGGCCGCTCTTGGACTGCTGGGCGACGAATTCGGGCGGCGCACCGCCCTGTTCGATAGTCGTCACTGCCTCGACCGCCCCTGTCCCGGGTAGTTCGACAGCCTCAAAATCACTGGTGCGCTCGTGACAGTCCGTGCAGGCCCCGGTCGGCGGAAAATTCAACGCACCGCACGCGGAACACCGGCCGGCGACGAGCCGGTGCCGTTGCGGAATCGTCCGCTGCCAGGACGGGACGCTGACGTAGGCTCCGCCACCCTCGGGTTCGTCGCGTGTAATCTCGCCTCGCCGCCTGAGGTACTCGGCGTAGGACAGGGAGACAGCACTGTCCAGCGCAGTTTCGACCGGAACGGGACCAGTAGCGACAAACAGCGTCGCACTCGCACCGCTCCCGTACGCGGCGATCAGCACGCGTTCGGCGTCGTCTTCAAACGCTGTCGCCGCTCCGAGAAATGCACTTGCCGCGCCGGTGTCCCCGAGCGTACTGACTGTGTCCGCAGCGGCAATAGTCTCTGCGTCGACCCCGAGCGCACCTGTCGCCCGATACGGGAGTTTTCCGTCCGGAGACTGGACCGCTGCCGCATCGACCGTATCCATCGACACGTCGAGTCTGTCCGCCGCACTGTTGAGCGTGGTCGTGAACGCGTCGCGGTCGTACTGTGTAACGCCCAGCCCAGTCGTCCGGTCGTTTCCACCCGTTCTGAAACGCGTTCCGGGGTACGGCTCCGTGTGTGATGCCCGCTCGATTACGGTCCCGGGACCGTTATCATCGACAACGAGCGCAACGCTCCCGGCACCGGCGGCGTGTTCGATCTCGCTGTCAGGATCGCCCCGCGGACAGTCGCTGATGATGACGAGGCCGACACCGTCCCCGAACGGCCCGCCATCCATGGTTGCGTCCAGTGCCTGTGCACCGACGTGCGTGGAGCCGGTCATCGTCTGGGTCTTCGCATCGTCGGGGACGTTGAGAATACTGCAGAGCCTCGCTGCGAGGTCCTCTTCAGCCATCGGTGGCGTCGTCGTCGCGAAGGCCAGATGCGCGACATCCGTGCCGGACGCGTCGGCCGCAGTGAGCGCACGGCGAGCCGATTCGACACCCATCGTGACGGCGTCCTCGTCCGCGTCGGGGACCGCCTTCTCGTCGATCCCCGCTGCATCGAACCGACCCCACGCGGCTTCGAACTCCGCGGCATCGATCCGCAGACGGGGCGCGTACGCACCGATAGCCGCAAGGCCTGAGGCAGTCATCGTGCAGCCTCCCGTTCGAGGACATGGACAACTGCGCTGCCGCCGCTCCCACCCACATTGTGCGTGAGCCCGTACTTCGGGGCCGCTAGCTGCCGGTCCGCGGCACTGCCGGTGAGCTGTTTGAACGCTTCGACAAGCTGTCCGGCACCGGTTGCGCCGATAGGGTGACCTTTTGATTTCAGCCCCCCGGAGAGATTGACCGGCATCGCTCCGTCAGCTTCAGTCGTTCCCGCTTCGAGTAACTGCGGTGCCTCGCCACGGCCACAGAACCCGAGGTCCTCGTATGCAAGTAGTTCGGCGATGGTGAAGCAGTCGTGGACCTCGGCGAAATCGAGGTCGTCAGGGCCGATCCCGGCGCGGTCATAGGCTGTGTCCGCGGCCATTTCCGAGGCAGAAATCGAAGTGTAGCTGTCCCGCTGGAACAGACCAACGCGGTCGCTGGCCGCGCCGACCCCGGCGACCCGGACCGGGTCGTCAGTGTACTGCTCAACAACATCCTCGCTGGCGATGAGCGCGACTGCTGCGCCGTCAGAGGTCGGACAGCAGTGATAGAGGTTCAATGGGTCTGCGACAACCGGTGCGTCGACGGCGTCTTCAAGCGAGCATTCAAATCCAAGATGCGCCTTCGGGTTCTGTGCGCCGTTTCGATGGTTCTTGACCGCCACCATCGAGAGGTGCTCCTCACTGGCCTCGTACTCCCGTAGATACGCACTTGCCATCTGTGCGTAAACGCCAGAGAACGTCGTCCCGGTCAGCCGCTCCCACTCTGTTTCGCCGGAGACACCGAGCCAGTACTTCGTCACGTCGCTGCTCATGTCCGTCATCACTTCGACGCCACCAGCCAGCGCCACGTCGGCCATCCCGCTTTTGACCGCCTGCACTGCCTGTCGGACGGCGTAGCCCGACGCGGCACAGGCGTTTTCAACGCGCACGCTGGGGACGCCGTGGAGCCCGGCGTGTTCGGTTGCTGCCGGTCCCGAGAGACCGAGTTGTCGACCGCCCACGCCGAGTGAGCCAACGACCGCTTCATCTATCGCTTCCGTGTCGATACCGTGGTCGACACTGTCGAAGGCTTCACTGACTGCGTGGTCGAACAGTGATCTGTAACTCTCTTCGGGCATTGAGCCAAATGGCGTTTGCCCCGCGCCGATGAGATACGCATCCCGCATACATGGAACTCTGAGGGTACTGAAAAATAGCTTTGCATCGTTTGCTGACAACCACAGGCCAAGCGCGCAACTGGCGGCGCAGTGACCAATCCCAAACCATTTTATCATTAACATTCAACTCTATCATTGAAGATGGTGTACAAGAAACTGGAGACGGCCGACCGCACAGAGCTGCGTGCGTTGCAAACCGACCGATTACAGGGGATTGTTTCGCACGCCTACGAGAA
Proteins encoded:
- a CDS encoding zinc ribbon domain-containing protein; the encoded protein is MTASGLAAIGAYAPRLRIDAAEFEAAWGRFDAAGIDEKAVPDADEDAVTMGVESARRALTAADASGTDVAHLAFATTTPPMAEEDLAARLCSILNVPDDAKTQTMTGSTHVGAQALDATMDGGPFGDGVGLVIISDCPRGDPDSEIEHAAGAGSVALVVDDNGPGTVIERASHTEPYPGTRFRTGGNDRTTGLGVTQYDRDAFTTTLNSAADRLDVSMDTVDAAAVQSPDGKLPYRATGALGVDAETIAAADTVSTLGDTGAASAFLGAATAFEDDAERVLIAAYGSGASATLFVATGPVPVETALDSAVSLSYAEYLRRRGEITRDEPEGGGAYVSVPSWQRTIPQRHRLVAGRCSACGALNFPPTGACTDCHERTSDFEAVELPGTGAVEAVTTIEQGGAPPEFVAQQSKSGQFDSAIVALDSPSGEQTVSVPAQVLQATDEVTIGTPVVLTTRRIYTQEGVIRYGFKAQVASQRR
- a CDS encoding IclR family transcriptional regulator, encoding MAIPPAVNRPVGTIERAIEIMEYLKENDTATVSEMTDHLDCAKSTTHRYLKTLAANSLLIEDDNEYQLGIRFLDYGEVARNKYRLYDEAKPRVDELAEETEEKIWCAVEEHGRSVHIYGAQGKHSVQTYARVGHRNYLHQHAAGKAILAHLPDSQITETIDRHGLPGQTPQTITERDELWEEIETIRDRGYAFNFEESVEGLHAVGAPITDENDIAIGAISVSGPASRLEGSILRDELPTLLLGVVNEIGINMAHP
- a CDS encoding EthD domain-containing protein, which codes for MTKIVDLLIRRDGYTHEEFADRWQGDHSELAKDLPGLQRYVTSVPTDPERAAYDGVLELYFEDMDALSDAFDSDLAETVQADAAEFIDLEAGPRLIVEETVQLDERDD
- a CDS encoding thiolase family protein, yielding MTTSDSQAVVVDAVRTPQAPKDGALAETHPEDLVTTVLTALVDRTGVPAIEWDDFRLGCANQEAEQGRNLARQSILAGGFPETVPGATTTRLCGSSLTTLVDAARAIEAGDGAVYPVAGVEHMSTVPFSDWLHPAIEQRYDPDRLPMGQTAETIARDHDISRNAQDEFALRSHERAVAAMESGRFDAETVPVHTDETAIETDNTPRADTSVEQLNELPTVFRDDEAATVTPGNASPLTDGAAGMLVTSAAYADQHDLDVLGRVETRSVAGVDPLVMGRGPIPATRAALDDAGLTIDDIDLVELNEAFAAQSLHCKRELGIPAERLNVNGGAIALGHPLGCSGARITTTLLHEMRRQDATHGLATMCVGFGQGVAVVFERD
- a CDS encoding enoyl-CoA hydratase/isomerase family protein; translated protein: MTDLADAAADCETVSVSVGDRVENVATVELHRPEARNALNAQLRSEFKQVFDAIPDSDVRAIVLTGAADTGAFVAGADVTELRERDMLEQREASKRPRVYEYVDECPMPVIARINGHALGGGCELIQAADIRIAHTDAKFGQPEINLGIMPGGGGTQRLPRLVGEGHAMRLILTGELIDATEAADIGLVDEVHDDDSFDERVYDIASSIAEKSPAALELAKKSVRASSRMDLEAGIEYEAELFATGDKDEGIDAFLEDREPEWASE
- a CDS encoding thiolase domain-containing protein, whose amino-acid sequence is MRDAYLIGAGQTPFGSMPEESYRSLFDHAVSEAFDSVDHGIDTEAIDEAVVGSLGVGGRQLGLSGPAATEHAGLHGVPSVRVENACAASGYAVRQAVQAVKSGMADVALAGGVEVMTDMSSDVTKYWLGVSGETEWERLTGTTFSGVYAQMASAYLREYEASEEHLSMVAVKNHRNGAQNPKAHLGFECSLEDAVDAPVVADPLNLYHCCPTSDGAAVALIASEDVVEQYTDDPVRVAGVGAASDRVGLFQRDSYTSISASEMAADTAYDRAGIGPDDLDFAEVHDCFTIAELLAYEDLGFCGRGEAPQLLEAGTTEADGAMPVNLSGGLKSKGHPIGATGAGQLVEAFKQLTGSAADRQLAAPKYGLTHNVGGSGGSAVVHVLEREAAR
- a CDS encoding 3-hydroxyacyl-CoA dehydrogenase family protein, with the protein product MHVAILGAGTMGHGIAQVSAMAGHDVSLRDIEADIVDDGLAAIESNLEEGIAREKVTESTAEATLDRLTGTTSLEEAVTGADLVVEAVPENMEIKHETLTAVESHVDPATLIASNTSSLSLTEIASVLDSPERAIGLHFFNPVHIMALVEIVVAEQTSAETVSRAREFVNGIDKTPVEVADAPGFASSRLGVSLGVEAMRMVQEGVATPQDIDAAMELGYNHPMGPIELGDVVGLDVRLDILEYLREELGERFRPPQILKRKVRAGKLGKKSGEGFYVWEDGDIVGTSGDWGDA